From one Candidatus Cetobacterium colombiensis genomic stretch:
- the rapZ gene encoding RNase adapter RapZ, whose protein sequence is MELIILTGLSGSGKSTGLKTLEDLGFFTMDNIPFRFAGAILKDLKNTNKEKGVKKIALGLDIRTIINANDFNTFFNEIDNLNIDYKIIFLEASTQAILNRYNLTRRKHPLTKDTLLQSIEDEMFLMGDIKDKANLIIDTSFLNSKELSRKIEVAVTSFSKNILLNIHLQSFGFKHGVPIDADMIFDVRTLPNPYYIEELREKTGLDNDVYDYVMSFDSSQALYSKILDLILFLIPGYIKDEKRHLTIGIGCSGGKHRSVSFVRKLEKDLKNINEVNIYSVHRENERGNW, encoded by the coding sequence ATGGAGTTAATTATTTTAACTGGACTTAGTGGCTCTGGAAAATCAACGGGATTAAAAACTTTAGAAGATTTAGGATTTTTTACTATGGACAACATTCCTTTTAGATTTGCTGGCGCAATTTTAAAAGATTTAAAAAATACAAATAAGGAAAAAGGTGTAAAAAAAATTGCTTTAGGTTTAGATATTCGTACAATAATCAACGCCAATGATTTCAACACTTTTTTTAATGAAATTGATAACTTAAATATAGATTATAAAATAATATTCTTAGAAGCATCTACCCAAGCTATTTTAAATCGATATAATTTAACAAGAAGAAAACATCCTCTAACTAAAGACACTTTACTACAAAGTATCGAAGATGAGATGTTTCTTATGGGAGATATCAAAGATAAAGCTAATTTAATAATAGACACTAGCTTTTTGAACTCTAAAGAGCTTTCAAGAAAAATTGAAGTTGCTGTAACTTCTTTTTCAAAAAATATTCTTCTTAATATTCACCTTCAATCTTTTGGTTTCAAGCACGGTGTTCCTATTGATGCCGATATGATATTTGATGTTAGAACACTACCTAATCCTTACTATATTGAAGAGCTTCGTGAAAAAACAGGTTTAGATAACGACGTTTATGATTATGTTATGAGCTTCGATTCATCTCAAGCTCTTTATAGTAAAATTTTAGATTTGATTTTATTCTTAATTCCAGGATATATAAAAGATGAAAAAAGACATCTCACAATTGGAATTGGATGTAGTGGCGGTAAACATCGTTCTGTATCTTTTGTTAGAAAACTTGAAAAAGATTTAAAAAATATAAATGAAGTTAACATCTATTCTGTTCATAGAGAAAATGAGAGAGGAAATTGGTAA
- a CDS encoding GrdX family protein: protein MDYKIVTNNNKVYNFFKETDNVIYLQNQNIEGVLKFIEEKCLEGHRLLSDPILYNLENQDNPFKSILITDNQIDDNSHSIKIILGVLDIIKKVNFTPKENHNERYLEEFRFVDLNLIRDSISKINLL, encoded by the coding sequence ATGGATTATAAGATTGTTACTAATAATAACAAAGTTTACAATTTCTTTAAAGAAACTGACAATGTAATCTACCTACAAAATCAAAATATCGAAGGGGTTTTAAAATTTATAGAAGAAAAGTGTTTAGAAGGACATCGACTTTTAAGTGATCCAATTTTATATAACTTAGAAAATCAAGATAACCCTTTCAAATCTATTTTAATTACAGATAACCAAATTGATGATAACTCACATTCAATTAAAATAATTCTAGGTGTTTTAGACATTATTAAAAAAGTTAATTTCACTCCGAAAGAGAATCATAACGAAAGATATTTAGAGGAATTTAGATTTGTAGATTTAAATTTAATTAGAGACAGTATTTCTAAAATAAATCTTTTATAA
- a CDS encoding carbamoyl phosphate synthase small subunit, producing the protein MKGKLILENGMSFDGKIFGELGESVGELVFNTGMTGYQELLTDPSYYGQIVVMTYPMVGNYGINLEDMESDGIKLKGFIIKEDAKLPNNFRCEMTLDGFLRQYNVVGFKGVDTRHLTKIIREQGAMKALITSKDLTQKEIDKHFAKFNNSDAVEKVSTKKVYEIPGPGKRIGVIDFGVKKNILRSFEKRGVHQIVFPWNVTAEELLSHDLDAVFLSNGPGDPAELTGVINEIKKLVGKLPIVGICLGHQLLAWALGGTTKKLKYGHRGCNHPVKDLEKNRIFITSQNHGYVVDKVPDSMKVTHINLNDNSIEGMRSEEHRILCVQYHPEAWPGPADSEYLFDDFLKVIEG; encoded by the coding sequence ATGAAGGGGAAGTTAATTCTTGAGAACGGAATGAGTTTTGATGGAAAAATTTTTGGAGAATTAGGGGAAAGTGTCGGAGAACTTGTATTTAATACAGGAATGACAGGATACCAAGAGTTACTTACAGATCCATCATATTATGGGCAAATTGTTGTAATGACTTATCCAATGGTTGGAAATTATGGTATAAACTTAGAAGATATGGAATCAGATGGGATAAAGTTAAAAGGATTTATAATAAAAGAAGATGCTAAACTTCCAAATAATTTTAGATGTGAAATGACATTAGATGGATTCTTAAGACAGTATAATGTTGTTGGATTTAAAGGGGTAGATACAAGACATTTAACAAAAATAATTAGAGAACAAGGTGCAATGAAGGCATTAATAACTTCAAAAGATTTAACTCAAAAAGAGATAGATAAGCATTTTGCAAAATTTAATAATAGTGATGCAGTAGAAAAAGTGAGTACAAAAAAAGTATATGAGATTCCAGGACCTGGTAAGAGAATTGGAGTAATTGATTTTGGGGTAAAGAAAAATATATTAAGATCTTTTGAGAAAAGAGGAGTACATCAAATAGTGTTCCCTTGGAATGTAACAGCAGAAGAGTTACTGTCTCATGATTTAGATGCAGTGTTTTTATCAAATGGACCAGGGGATCCGGCAGAGTTAACAGGGGTTATTAACGAAATAAAAAAATTAGTGGGGAAACTACCAATAGTTGGTATTTGTTTAGGACACCAGTTATTAGCATGGGCTCTAGGTGGAACAACGAAAAAATTAAAATATGGACATAGAGGATGTAACCATCCAGTTAAAGATTTAGAAAAAAATAGAATTTTTATAACTTCTCAAAATCATGGATATGTAGTGGATAAAGTTCCTGATTCAATGAAAGTTACACATATAAACTTAAACGATAATTCTATAGAGGGAATGAGAAGTGAAGAGCACAGAATTTTATGTGTTCAATACCATCCTGAAGCATGGCCAGGTCCAGCAGATTCAGAATACTTATTTGATGATTTTTTAAAAGTAATAGAGGGATAA
- the carB gene encoding carbamoyl-phosphate synthase large subunit, with protein MLDKSIKKTLVIGSGPIIIGQAAEFDYSGTQACETLKKEGIEVVLINSNPATIMTDKAVADKIYIEPITAEFVEKVIAKERPDSILAGMGGQTALNMAVELNDKGILEKYNVRVIGTSIESIKRGEDRELFREAMDKIGEPVIESKIVESLDDGFRVAKEIGYPVVVRPAYTLGGTGGGIADNPQELEDILLKGLKLSRVGQVLIEKSILGWKEVEYEVIRDKDGNCITVCNMENIDPVGIHTGDSIVVAPSQTLSDREYQMLRTSALKIINEIGVVGGCNVQFALHPKSFEYAIIEINPRVSRSSALASKATGYPIARVATRLSLGYTLDEVINEVTGKTFACFEPALDYIVVKIPKWPFDKFKKANKRLGTKMMATGEVMAIGNNFEAAFLKGLRSLEIGRYNLEHPVVEKMSMEELKEIVVRPDDERIFVVAEMLRRGYVKERLQKLTGIDKFFMEKLEWLVKQEELMKKMKLKDLDEKFLKNVKKKGFSDKGIAQLLNVTEQDIARKRRDYGIKPVYKMVDTCAGEFAADSSYFYSTYDQFDEVEVTDKKKVIVIGSGPIRIGQGIEFDYCTVHSIKTLRNMGIESIIINNNPETVSTDFSTADRLYFEPLVTEDVMNIIDKEKPAGVIIQFGGQTAIKLANDLRDRGVTILGTSAEMVDAAEDREKFEDIMEKLDIKRPKGRAVWEVEAGKKIAAEVQYPVLVRPSYVLGGQGMEICHDEYNLVNYLKASFERDPENPVLIDKYLNGIEVEVDAICDGEDILIPGVMEHLERAGIHSGDSITIYPPQNLYEGTEKKIEEITRKIAKELKIKGMMNIQFIAYENELYVIEVNPRSSRTVPYIAKISGVPVIDIATKVIMGEKLQNLGFGTGIYKKPSVVAVKVPVFSTEKLSGVEVSLGPEMKSTGEVLGVGHTADEAIFKGLLGGGRVQNVRNRKILLTIRDKDKDEFLPVAKSLKNLGCELFATEGTQKYLAVNGIEATAVRKINEESPNILDLLKNREVDLLINTPTKANDAQRDGFKIRRTAIEYGVEVLTSIDTLNAIIKVQELNVDKMDLDVFDIAQI; from the coding sequence ATGTTAGATAAATCGATAAAAAAGACACTGGTAATAGGTTCGGGACCAATTATAATAGGACAAGCTGCAGAATTTGATTATTCTGGAACTCAAGCTTGTGAAACATTAAAAAAAGAGGGAATTGAAGTTGTATTAATAAATTCTAACCCAGCAACAATAATGACAGATAAAGCAGTAGCTGATAAAATATATATAGAGCCTATAACAGCAGAGTTTGTTGAAAAGGTTATCGCAAAAGAAAGACCGGACTCGATTTTAGCAGGAATGGGTGGACAAACAGCATTAAATATGGCTGTTGAATTAAACGATAAAGGTATACTTGAAAAGTATAATGTAAGAGTTATAGGAACATCTATCGAATCGATAAAAAGAGGAGAAGATAGAGAGTTATTCAGAGAAGCTATGGATAAAATAGGAGAGCCAGTAATAGAAAGTAAAATTGTTGAAAGCTTAGATGATGGATTTAGAGTGGCTAAAGAGATTGGATATCCAGTAGTAGTAAGACCAGCTTATACTCTAGGAGGAACTGGAGGGGGAATTGCAGATAACCCTCAAGAGCTAGAAGATATTTTATTAAAGGGATTAAAATTATCAAGAGTTGGACAAGTTTTAATTGAGAAATCAATTTTAGGTTGGAAAGAGGTTGAGTACGAGGTAATCAGAGATAAAGATGGAAACTGTATTACTGTATGTAACATGGAAAATATAGACCCAGTTGGAATCCACACTGGAGATTCAATAGTTGTTGCACCTTCTCAAACTTTATCAGATAGAGAATATCAAATGCTTAGAACATCAGCATTAAAAATAATAAATGAAATTGGAGTAGTTGGAGGATGTAACGTTCAGTTTGCTCTACACCCAAAATCATTTGAATATGCAATTATAGAGATTAATCCAAGAGTTTCAAGGTCATCTGCATTAGCTTCTAAAGCTACAGGTTATCCAATAGCAAGAGTTGCTACAAGATTATCTTTAGGATATACATTGGATGAAGTTATAAACGAAGTAACAGGAAAAACATTTGCTTGTTTTGAACCAGCATTAGATTATATAGTAGTAAAAATCCCTAAGTGGCCATTTGATAAATTTAAAAAGGCAAATAAGAGATTAGGAACAAAAATGATGGCAACAGGAGAAGTTATGGCTATAGGAAATAACTTTGAAGCAGCATTTTTAAAGGGATTAAGATCTCTAGAGATTGGAAGATATAACTTAGAGCATCCAGTTGTTGAGAAAATGTCTATGGAAGAGTTAAAAGAAATAGTTGTAAGACCTGATGATGAAAGAATTTTCGTTGTTGCTGAAATGTTAAGAAGAGGATATGTAAAAGAAAGATTACAAAAGCTAACAGGAATAGATAAGTTCTTCATGGAAAAATTAGAGTGGTTAGTGAAGCAAGAAGAGTTAATGAAAAAGATGAAGCTTAAAGATTTAGATGAAAAATTCTTAAAAAATGTAAAGAAAAAAGGATTCTCAGATAAAGGAATCGCACAATTATTAAATGTAACAGAGCAAGATATAGCTAGAAAAAGAAGAGATTATGGAATAAAGCCTGTTTATAAAATGGTTGATACTTGTGCAGGAGAGTTCGCTGCAGATTCATCATATTTTTATTCAACTTATGATCAATTTGATGAGGTAGAAGTAACTGATAAGAAAAAAGTAATCGTAATTGGATCTGGTCCAATAAGAATAGGACAAGGTATAGAATTTGATTATTGTACAGTACATTCTATAAAAACTTTAAGAAATATGGGAATTGAAAGTATTATTATAAATAATAACCCAGAAACTGTATCAACAGATTTCTCAACAGCAGATAGACTTTATTTTGAGCCTTTAGTAACGGAAGATGTTATGAACATAATAGATAAAGAAAAACCAGCTGGAGTAATAATTCAATTTGGAGGTCAAACTGCTATAAAACTAGCTAATGATTTAAGAGATAGAGGAGTTACAATACTTGGAACATCTGCAGAAATGGTTGATGCAGCTGAAGATAGAGAAAAATTTGAAGATATAATGGAAAAATTAGATATAAAAAGACCAAAAGGAAGAGCTGTTTGGGAGGTTGAAGCTGGTAAGAAAATAGCAGCAGAAGTTCAATATCCAGTATTAGTAAGACCTTCGTATGTTTTAGGTGGACAAGGTATGGAAATTTGTCATGATGAATATAACCTTGTTAATTATTTAAAAGCTTCATTTGAAAGAGATCCAGAAAATCCTGTTTTAATAGATAAGTATTTAAATGGTATTGAAGTTGAGGTAGATGCTATATGTGATGGAGAAGATATACTTATACCTGGAGTTATGGAGCACTTAGAAAGAGCAGGAATTCACTCAGGAGATTCAATAACTATATATCCTCCTCAAAATTTATATGAGGGAACAGAGAAAAAAATAGAAGAAATAACTAGAAAGATAGCAAAAGAATTAAAAATAAAAGGAATGATGAATATTCAATTTATAGCTTATGAAAATGAGTTATATGTAATAGAGGTAAATCCAAGATCATCAAGAACAGTTCCTTATATAGCAAAAATATCAGGTGTACCAGTAATTGATATTGCAACAAAAGTTATAATGGGAGAAAAGCTTCAAAATTTAGGATTTGGAACAGGGATTTATAAAAAACCATCTGTAGTTGCTGTAAAAGTACCTGTATTCTCAACAGAAAAATTATCAGGAGTAGAAGTTTCTTTAGGACCTGAAATGAAATCTACAGGAGAAGTTTTAGGAGTAGGGCATACAGCTGATGAAGCTATATTCAAAGGTCTTTTAGGAGGAGGAAGAGTTCAAAACGTAAGAAATAGAAAAATTCTTCTAACAATAAGAGATAAAGATAAAGATGAGTTTTTACCAGTGGCAAAGTCTTTAAAGAATTTAGGATGTGAGTTATTTGCAACTGAAGGAACTCAGAAGTACTTAGCAGTTAACGGAATAGAAGCAACAGCGGTTAGAAAAATAAATGAGGAATCTCCAAATATTTTAGACTTATTAAAAAATAGAGAAGTGGATTTATTAATAAATACTCCAACAAAAGCAAATGATGCTCAAAGAGACGGATTTAAAATAAGAAGAACGGCGATAGAGTATGGAGTAGAAGTTTTAACATCAATAGATACATTGAATGCAATTATAAAAGTTCAAGAATTAAATGTTGATAAGATGGATTTAGATGTATTCGATATTGCTCAAATATAA
- a CDS encoding cation-translocating P-type ATPase, producing MKDFYSKSKEELLGYFDTSENGLKKADLEKLKEEYGENILNSKEKKSAITIFFEQFKDFLVIILLIAAAISFISGNKESTIVILAVITMNAVLGTVQHLKAEKSLESLKKMSSPKAKVLRDGEKQEINSVELLPGDIIFIEAGDVVPSDGRVLEVHSLMVNESSLTGESESVEKISQKIDIAGLTVGDQKNMVFSGSLVTYGRAKVLVTSIGMKTELGKIASLLDETEDAMTPLQKSLEKFGKKLSIAIIVLCIVVFFMSVARGVEILDSLMFAVALAVAAIPEALGSIVTIVLAIGTQKMAKENAIIKKLHSVESLGCVSVICSDKTGTLTQNKMTVKHLFVDGKVIESEKIDLKSKIEIGLLRSAILCSDAINNNGQEIGDPTEIALVNIGHKYNLTEIDIRKKYPRLKELPFDSDRKMMSTLNEIEGKSYLITKGAPDVVIEKAKYILRENGDIDLIKEDDIEKIKKSNISFAENGLRVLAFAMKEMSEVRDLEFEDENSFIFIGLISMIDPPREESKEAVKNCIRAGIKPVMITGDYKVTAKAIAKEIGIYKDGDETLNGVEIEKMTDEELLKHVERISVYARVSPEHKIRIVSAWQKLGKICAMTGDGVNDAPALKKADVGIAMGITGTEVSKDAASMILTDDNFSTIIKSVVTGRNLYANIKNSIRFLLSGNTAGILAVFYASLVGLPVIFAPVHLLFINLLTDSLPAIAIGMEPSHGDVLDEKPREANAPLLDKKLSSRILMEGFLIAIVTMIAFYLGYVKGDAGLGSTMAFSTLCLGRLFHGFNCRGNGSILKLGLTKNMFSIYAFLLGTILLYMVLLIPAFHDMFAIADLTNRNFIEITILAFVPTLIIQVLKYLKYDR from the coding sequence ATGAAAGATTTTTATTCAAAAAGTAAAGAGGAGTTGTTAGGATATTTTGACACTTCTGAAAACGGTTTGAAGAAAGCAGATTTAGAAAAGTTAAAGGAAGAGTACGGAGAAAATATATTAAATAGTAAAGAAAAAAAATCAGCAATAACTATTTTTTTTGAACAGTTTAAAGATTTCCTTGTAATAATTTTATTAATAGCGGCAGCAATATCTTTTATTTCTGGAAATAAAGAAAGCACAATAGTTATCTTAGCGGTTATAACTATGAATGCAGTGTTAGGAACTGTTCAGCATTTAAAGGCAGAAAAATCTTTAGAGAGCTTAAAAAAAATGTCTTCACCAAAAGCAAAGGTTTTAAGAGATGGTGAAAAACAAGAGATAAATTCTGTTGAGTTACTTCCAGGAGATATTATATTTATTGAAGCTGGAGATGTCGTTCCGAGTGATGGAAGAGTTTTAGAGGTACACTCTTTAATGGTTAATGAGAGTTCTTTAACTGGTGAGTCTGAAAGTGTTGAGAAGATTTCTCAAAAAATAGATATAGCTGGATTAACTGTAGGAGATCAAAAAAATATGGTTTTTTCAGGAAGTTTAGTAACTTATGGAAGAGCAAAGGTATTGGTAACTTCAATAGGGATGAAAACAGAATTAGGAAAAATTGCCTCATTATTAGATGAAACAGAAGATGCAATGACACCGTTACAAAAGTCATTGGAAAAATTTGGAAAAAAATTATCAATAGCAATAATCGTTTTATGTATTGTCGTATTTTTTATGAGTGTAGCTAGAGGAGTAGAAATATTAGATTCATTGATGTTTGCGGTGGCTTTAGCCGTAGCAGCAATACCAGAAGCATTGGGTTCTATAGTAACTATAGTTTTAGCTATTGGTACTCAAAAAATGGCAAAAGAAAATGCTATTATAAAAAAATTACATTCAGTAGAATCATTGGGATGTGTTTCGGTTATTTGTTCTGATAAAACAGGAACATTGACTCAAAATAAGATGACAGTTAAGCATCTTTTTGTAGATGGTAAAGTAATAGAATCAGAAAAGATAGATTTAAAATCAAAGATTGAAATAGGATTATTAAGAAGTGCTATTTTATGTAGTGATGCTATAAATAATAATGGTCAGGAAATAGGAGATCCAACAGAGATTGCTTTAGTAAATATAGGACATAAATATAACTTAACAGAAATAGATATTAGAAAAAAATATCCAAGATTAAAAGAATTACCTTTTGATTCTGATAGAAAAATGATGAGTACTTTAAACGAAATTGAGGGTAAAAGTTATTTAATAACTAAAGGTGCCCCAGATGTTGTTATAGAAAAAGCAAAGTATATATTAAGGGAAAATGGTGATATTGATTTAATTAAAGAAGATGATATTGAAAAAATAAAAAAATCCAATATAAGCTTTGCAGAAAATGGATTAAGAGTTTTAGCATTTGCTATGAAAGAAATGAGTGAAGTTAGAGACTTAGAATTTGAAGATGAAAATAGTTTTATATTTATAGGTTTAATTAGTATGATTGATCCACCAAGAGAAGAATCTAAAGAAGCTGTAAAAAATTGTATAAGAGCTGGAATAAAACCAGTTATGATAACAGGTGACTATAAAGTTACTGCAAAAGCAATAGCAAAAGAAATAGGAATATATAAAGATGGAGACGAAACTTTAAATGGAGTAGAAATAGAAAAAATGACAGATGAAGAGCTTTTAAAACATGTAGAAAGAATATCTGTTTATGCTAGAGTATCTCCAGAGCATAAAATTAGAATAGTCTCAGCTTGGCAAAAATTAGGAAAAATATGTGCTATGACAGGAGATGGAGTTAATGATGCTCCAGCTTTAAAAAAGGCTGATGTAGGAATTGCAATGGGAATTACAGGTACAGAAGTGTCTAAAGATGCAGCTTCAATGATATTAACAGATGATAATTTTTCTACAATCATAAAATCTGTTGTAACAGGAAGAAACTTATATGCCAATATAAAAAATTCTATAAGATTTTTACTTTCAGGTAATACTGCAGGAATACTTGCTGTTTTTTATGCATCATTAGTAGGATTACCAGTTATTTTTGCTCCAGTGCATCTATTATTCATTAACTTATTAACAGATAGTTTACCAGCAATAGCTATTGGAATGGAACCTTCTCATGGAGATGTTTTAGATGAAAAACCAAGAGAAGCCAATGCGCCTTTATTAGATAAAAAATTATCAAGTAGAATATTAATGGAAGGATTCTTAATAGCAATAGTTACTATGATTGCATTTTATTTGGGGTATGTAAAAGGTGATGCAGGTTTAGGAAGTACAATGGCATTTTCAACATTATGTTTAGGAAGATTATTCCATGGATTTAATTGTAGAGGAAATGGATCGATATTAAAATTAGGATTAACAAAAAATATGTTTAGTATATATGCATTTTTATTAGGAACAATATTATTATATATGGTTTTATTGATACCAGCGTTTCATGATATGTTTGCAATAGCAGATTTAACAAATAGAAACTTTATAGAGATAACTATATTAGCATTTGTTCCAACTTTAATAATACAAGTTTTAAAATATTTAAAATATGATAGATAA
- the hflX gene encoding GTPase HflX — MIKGNVEGVRDSILAELDTIYSMTVEKGKLVSPEIVALITDITRVINREISVSIDRKGKILEVAIGDSNSVELPILEISNKKLSGVKVIHTHPTGYSKLSMIDISALLKLKLDAILAIGVGETDITGINIGYCKIANQELTYEEIENLSLEKVMAIDYLDKALEIEAELRKNDVIEDDSEYAIVVGVDSEESLDELEELARACDVNVAGRIFQKIKRIDNIFYIGSGKVKELALLRQIKNANLIIFDEELSGVQIKNLEAVTGCKVIDRTILILEIFARRARTREAKIQVELAQLKYRSQRLIGLGSVMSRTGGGIGTKGPGEKKLEIDRRRIKDEIFALRQELEKIKKIRALQRTKRESSGIPRVSLVGYTNVGKSTLRNLLVEMYPSDNTVKKEAVFAENMLFATLDATTRTMVLPDKRVTALTDTVGFVRKLPHDLIEAFKSTLEEVIFSDLLVHLVDASSETVVEQIKSVENVLTELGAIDKPTILALNKCDIATEEQINKLKELYSNMNIVEISAKNEINIDLLMDQITLALPRTMKKVEFLIPYSESSVNAYLHRNAIIESESYEADGTLIVANVSDEVYNRYSKFITKEI; from the coding sequence ATGATAAAAGGTAATGTTGAAGGAGTTAGAGATTCTATTTTAGCAGAATTAGATACTATATATAGCATGACTGTTGAAAAAGGTAAACTTGTTAGTCCTGAAATTGTTGCACTTATAACGGATATAACTAGAGTTATCAATCGTGAAATTAGTGTTTCAATTGATAGAAAAGGAAAAATTTTAGAAGTTGCTATTGGAGATAGTAATAGTGTTGAACTTCCTATTTTAGAAATATCTAATAAAAAATTAAGTGGTGTTAAAGTTATTCACACTCACCCTACTGGATATTCTAAACTTTCTATGATTGATATTTCTGCTTTATTAAAGTTAAAACTTGATGCTATTTTAGCTATTGGAGTTGGAGAAACTGATATTACAGGTATCAATATTGGTTATTGTAAAATCGCCAATCAAGAACTTACATATGAGGAGATTGAAAATCTTTCTTTAGAAAAAGTTATGGCTATTGATTATCTTGATAAAGCTTTAGAAATAGAAGCTGAACTTAGAAAAAATGATGTTATTGAAGACGATAGTGAATATGCTATTGTTGTTGGTGTTGATTCTGAGGAGAGTTTAGACGAATTAGAAGAACTTGCTAGAGCTTGTGATGTTAATGTTGCTGGAAGAATTTTTCAAAAAATTAAAAGAATTGATAACATTTTTTATATTGGAAGTGGTAAAGTTAAAGAATTAGCTTTATTAAGACAAATTAAAAATGCAAATCTTATAATTTTTGATGAAGAATTAAGTGGAGTTCAAATTAAAAATCTTGAAGCTGTTACAGGTTGTAAAGTTATTGATAGAACAATTTTAATTCTTGAAATTTTTGCTAGAAGAGCAAGAACTAGAGAAGCTAAAATTCAAGTTGAATTAGCTCAATTAAAATATAGAAGCCAAAGACTTATCGGATTAGGAAGTGTAATGTCTAGAACTGGTGGAGGAATAGGTACTAAAGGACCTGGAGAAAAAAAACTAGAAATAGATAGAAGAAGAATAAAAGATGAGATTTTTGCTCTGAGACAAGAACTTGAAAAAATAAAAAAAATAAGAGCTTTACAAAGAACTAAAAGAGAAAGTTCTGGTATCCCAAGAGTTTCTCTTGTTGGATATACCAACGTTGGAAAATCAACATTAAGAAATCTTCTTGTTGAAATGTATCCAAGTGATAACACTGTAAAAAAAGAAGCTGTTTTTGCTGAAAATATGCTTTTTGCAACTCTTGATGCTACAACTAGAACTATGGTTTTACCAGATAAAAGAGTTACTGCTCTAACTGATACTGTTGGGTTTGTTAGAAAATTACCTCACGATTTAATTGAAGCTTTTAAATCTACACTAGAAGAAGTAATTTTCTCTGATTTACTTGTACACTTGGTAGATGCTTCTAGCGAAACTGTTGTTGAACAAATAAAATCTGTTGAAAATGTTTTAACTGAATTAGGTGCTATTGACAAGCCAACAATTTTAGCTTTAAATAAGTGTGATATAGCAACTGAAGAGCAAATTAATAAATTAAAAGAACTTTATTCTAATATGAATATTGTTGAAATCAGTGCTAAAAATGAAATTAATATAGATTTATTAATGGATCAAATCACGCTAGCATTACCTAGAACTATGAAAAAAGTGGAGTTTTTAATTCCTTACTCTGAAAGTTCCGTTAATGCTTATTTACATAGAAATGCCATTATCGAAAGTGAGTCATACGAAGCTGATGGAACTTTAATCGTAGCTAATGTAAGTGATGAAGTTTATAATAGGTATTCAAAATTTATAACAAAAGAAATTTAA